The Rhizobium leguminosarum DNA segment CACGAATGCAACGATGACGACCATGGCGAGCGACAGCGGCAGAAAGACCTTCCAGCCGAGGCGCATGAGCTGGTCGTAGCGGTAGCGCGGGACGAAAGCCTTGACCATCGCGAACATGAAGAACACGAAGCAGGCCTTCAGCATGAACCAGATGATGCCCGGAACCCAGTTGAGGATCCAGATGTCGACCGGAGGCAGCCAGCCGCCCAAAAAGAGGATCGTCGTCAGCGAGCACATCAGGCAGACGGCCGCATATTCGCCGAGCATGAACATCATGTATGGCGACGAGCCGTATTCGACCATGAAGCCGGCAACAAGTTCCGATTCGGCTTCCGGAAGGTCGAAGGGCGGACGGTTCGTCTCGGCAAGTGCTGAGATGAAGAAGATGATGAACATCGGAAAGAGCGACAGCCAGTGCCAGTCGAGGAACGACGATGGCAGGCCGAGCATGGTGCCGAGGCCGGTATGCTGCGCAGTGACGATATCGGTCAGGTTCAGCGAGCCGACGCAGAGCAGCACGGTGACGATGACGAAGCCGATCGAGACTTCATAAGAGACCATCTGTGCCGCCGAGCGCAGGGCGCCGAGGAACGGATACTTCGAGTTCGAAGCCCAGCCGCCCATGATGATGCCGTAGACCTCGAGCGAGGAGATCGCGAAGATATAGAGGATGCCGACATTGATGTTGGCGATCACCCAGCCATCGGCCAGCGGAACCACCGCCCAGGTGGCTAGCGCCAGAAGCACGGTCACCAGCGGGGCGAGCAGGAATACCACCTTGTTGGCGCCGGCCGGAATGACCGGCTCCTTGAAGACGAACTTCAGAAGGTCGGCGAAGGACTGGAACAGACCGAAGGGGCCGACGACATTCGGGCCGCGGCGCAGCTGCACGGCCGCCCAGATCTTGCGGTCGGCGAGCAGCACATAGGCGATGAAGACGAGCAGGCAGACGAGAAGCAGCAGCGACTGACCGATCATGATGATCGCCGGCCAGACATAGGTCGAAAAGAAAGAATCCATAGTCCCCTGCCCTTACTCTGCCGCGACTTTGAAGTTGTTGCGCGCCAATGCCGAGCACTCCGCCATGACAGCCGAGGCACGCGCTATCGGGTTCGTCAAATAGAAGTCTTTCACCGGCGACGCAAACCCGGATTTGTTCATCTTGCCGGCTTTTTTCGCAACTGCGGCAATTTGGGCGCTATCGGTTTCGGCGATCTCGTCGATGGCGGCGAAATGCGGGAAAGCGGCATAGAGCCGGACGCGCAATTCGCTGAGCGAATCGAAGGGAAGCTTCTTGCCGAGCACGTCGGAAAGGGCACGGATGATCGCCCAGTCCTCGCGGGCATCGCCCGGTGCAAAGCCTGCGCGATTGCCCATCTGGACGCGGCCTTCGGTATTGACCCATGTGCCGGACTTTTCGGTATAGGCTGCGGCCGGCAGGATGACGTCGGCATGATGCGCGCCGTTATCGCCATGCGAGCCGACATAGACGGTGAGCTTGGCCTTCTTGGCGGTGAAGTTGAGTTCGTCGGCGCCGAGCAGGAAGAGCACATCCATCGCCGTCAGCATTTCGGCGGCATTGACGCCCTTGGCACCGGGCACGAAGCCGAGGTCGAGGCCGCCGACACGCGAGGCAGCGGTGTGGAGAACGGCAAAGCCGTTCCAGCCTTCGACGACGGCGCCGACCGAACCGGCAAGCTTGGCGGCACTGGCGAGTACGCCGGCGCCGTCGGTGCGCGACAGCGCGCCCTGGCCGATGATGATCATCGGCTTGGCGGCGTTCTTCAGGACGTCCGCAAAAGCGTGGTTGCCGTCGACCAGATCCTTCAGCGTGTCGGGACCGCCGCCGAGATAGTCATAGCCATAGCGCAGTTCGCCCGGCTCGCCGATCACGCCGATCGGGAACTTGCCGCGGCGCCAGCGCTTGCGGATACGGGTATTGAGGATCGCCGCCTCGAAGCGCGGATTGGCGCCGATGATCAGCAGCGCGTCGGCCTGGTCGATGCCTGAGATGGTCGGGTTGAAGAGGTAGCTTGCACGGCCGAGCGACGGATCGAGTGCCGCCCCATCCTGGCGACAGTCGAGATTGGTCGAGCCCAGCGACTTCACCAGCTCGGAAAGCGCATACATTTCCTCGACGGAAGCAAGATCGCCGGCGATTGCGCCGATCTTATCGCCGGAGGTGGCGGCAACGGCAGCCTTGATGGCGCCGAAAGCTTCGGCCCAGCTGGCGGGCTGCAGGCGGCCGTCGCGGCGGACGTAAGGCCGGTCGAGGCGCTGGGTCTTCAGGCCGTCCCAGATGAAACGGCTCTTGTCGGAGATCCACTCTTCGTTGATCGCTTCGTTGACGCGCGGCAGAACGCGCATGACTTCACGGCCGCGGGTATCGACGCGGATCGCCGAACCGACGGCATCCATGACGTCGATCGATTCGGTCTTGTTCAATTCCCACGGGCGCGCGGTGAAGGCGAAGGGCTTGGAGGTGAGCGCACCGACCGGGCAAAGATCGACGACGTTGCCCTGCAGCTCGGAGGTCATTGCCTGTTCGAGATAGGTGGTGATCTCGGCATCCTCGCCGCGGCCGATCAGGCCGAGTTCGGAAATGCCGGCAACCTCGGTGGTGAAGCGGACGCAGCGCGTGCAATGGATGCAGCGGTTCATCACCGTCTTGACCAGCGGGCCGATATACTTGTCTTCGACGGCGCGCTTGTCTTCCTGGTAACGCGAGGTGTCGATGCCGAAGGCCATCGCCTGGTCCTGCAGGTCGCATTCGCCGCCCTGGTCGCAGATCGGGCAATCGAGCGGATGGTTGATCAGCAGGAATTCCATCACACCTTCGCGGGCCTTCTTGACCATAGGGGTGTTGGTGAAGACCTCGGCCAGTTCGCCGT contains these protein-coding regions:
- the nuoG gene encoding NADH-quinone oxidoreductase subunit NuoG; amino-acid sequence: MAKLKIDGNEIEVPDHYTLLQACEDAGAEVPRFCFHERLSVAGNCRMCLVEVKGGPPKPQASCAMSVRDIRGGPNGELAEVFTNTPMVKKAREGVMEFLLINHPLDCPICDQGGECDLQDQAMAFGIDTSRYQEDKRAVEDKYIGPLVKTVMNRCIHCTRCVRFTTEVAGISELGLIGRGEDAEITTYLEQAMTSELQGNVVDLCPVGALTSKPFAFTARPWELNKTESIDVMDAVGSAIRVDTRGREVMRVLPRVNEAINEEWISDKSRFIWDGLKTQRLDRPYVRRDGRLQPASWAEAFGAIKAAVAATSGDKIGAIAGDLASVEEMYALSELVKSLGSTNLDCRQDGAALDPSLGRASYLFNPTISGIDQADALLIIGANPRFEAAILNTRIRKRWRRGKFPIGVIGEPGELRYGYDYLGGGPDTLKDLVDGNHAFADVLKNAAKPMIIIGQGALSRTDGAGVLASAAKLAGSVGAVVEGWNGFAVLHTAASRVGGLDLGFVPGAKGVNAAEMLTAMDVLFLLGADELNFTAKKAKLTVYVGSHGDNGAHHADVILPAAAYTEKSGTWVNTEGRVQMGNRAGFAPGDAREDWAIIRALSDVLGKKLPFDSLSELRVRLYAAFPHFAAIDEIAETDSAQIAAVAKKAGKMNKSGFASPVKDFYLTNPIARASAVMAECSALARNNFKVAAE
- the nuoH gene encoding NADH-quinone oxidoreductase subunit NuoH, producing the protein MDSFFSTYVWPAIIMIGQSLLLLVCLLVFIAYVLLADRKIWAAVQLRRGPNVVGPFGLFQSFADLLKFVFKEPVIPAGANKVVFLLAPLVTVLLALATWAVVPLADGWVIANINVGILYIFAISSLEVYGIIMGGWASNSKYPFLGALRSAAQMVSYEVSIGFVIVTVLLCVGSLNLTDIVTAQHTGLGTMLGLPSSFLDWHWLSLFPMFIIFFISALAETNRPPFDLPEAESELVAGFMVEYGSSPYMMFMLGEYAAVCLMCSLTTILFLGGWLPPVDIWILNWVPGIIWFMLKACFVFFMFAMVKAFVPRYRYDQLMRLGWKVFLPLSLAMVVIVAFVLKLMGWA